In the Chromobacterium sp. ATCC 53434 genome, TATTGGACGACGCTTCGGACAACGCTTCCAGCGTCACCCGCGACTACTCGCTGGAGATGGATCTGGCCGGCGCGCCGCTGTTGTCGGTGTTCGGCGGCAAGATCACCACCTTCCGCAAGCTGGCGGAGGAGGCGGTGGACAAGATCGCGCCGCTGCTCGGCAAGCACAAGCCGGGCTGGACCGCCGGCGCGCCGCTGCCCGGCGGCGACATGCCCGGCGCCGATTTCGGCCGTTTCCTGCAGAGTCTGCGCATGCGCCATCCATGGCTGCCGGCCGAGCTGGCCGAACGCTGGGCGCGCGCCTACGGCACCCGCGTCGGCAAGCTGATCGGCGACGCGGACAGCCTGGCCGGTCTCGGCGCGGAGGTGCTGCCGGGCCTGTACGAGGCCGAGCTCGCCTATCTGGCCGACGTCGAATGGGCGACGCGCAGCGACGACATCCTGTGGCGCCGTTCCAAGCTCAAGCTGCACCTGCCGGCCGACGCCGCCGAGGTGGTGGACGCCTGGCTGTCCGCGAGGGCGACGGCCCGGCGCGAGGCGCTGAGCGCCTGATCCGCCAATGACGACGAAGCCCGGCTCTGGCCGGGCTTTTTTCTTGCCTCAGTCTATGTCGGCGAGCTCGGCCAAGCGTGTCGGCCTGGAACCGGCCGCCGGGTCGGTCTGCAATTCGGTCAGCATGAATGGCGGCGCATGGCCTTCGGCCTGCAGGAAGGCGACGACGAAATCGTCGAAGCGATCCTTGTCCTGGAAGCTGACCATGCCGTAGTTCGGTTCGAAAAAGCTGTGCGCGCCGCCGCGGCTGGACATCGCCATCGTGTGCTCGCCGGTGCGGAACACCAGCGCGCCGTCGCCATGCGCGGGCAGCCGCGCGCACAGCTGGCGCTCGGCCGGCGTGGCGCCGGGATGGATGATGTCGACGCGGGCCTTGATGCCGTTGCGCCCGGCCCAGCCGTCGACCGCCTGCAGGTAATTGAGCATGTCCTGTTTGGCGCTGCCGGTATGGGTGAAGCGGTTGAACTGGAAGTCCTGCATCTTCTTCAGATGATTGAGCAACGGAATGCGCGCCTCGCTGAGCGGCGACGGGGCCGCGCCGCCGCGCGGACCGCGCGCCAGGCTGTCGCTGGCCGCCACCCGGCTTATCCATTGCAGCGCGCGCGCGCCGTCGCCGGTTTTCAGCTGTTCCTCGGCCCAGGCATAGGACAGGCCGTTGCATACGCCCTGTTTCATATCGCGCAAGCCCAGCTTGGCCAGATCGGCGGCGCATGGCGTCAGCACCGCCTGCTTCTGATCGAAGGCCAGTTTCCGGTCGGCGCCTCCGCTGGCGTGCAGCGTCTTGTCGAACGGATTGGCCAGCAGCATGCGCATGCGGCCCCATAGTCCGTCGCCGCCGACGGCGGCCGGCCGGAAGCTTGGCGCATTGCCGGGAACATTGCCCAGGCCGTTCAGGCGGGCGCCCAGCGGGGACGAGGGGGCCGAAGCCGGGCCCTGGCTCGCCGCTACGGCGGGTCGCGCATGGGACAGATGGGAAAGACTGCGCATCGTGGACTCCTTTACAGGGTGATCCACGCAGTGTCGGCGTCCGGGCCTGGCCGGTCTTGCAGATTTCGCTGTCTATGAACAGGCGCTAATGCCCCATTAGACATTGTCGTTTCACAGCCTGCGGCGATTTGGCTAGCATGGTCCCGATAGCGATCAACGGAGGCGATATGCGCGTGATCTTGAGTCCGGCCTTGCTGCAGGCGATGCCGGAAATGGAAGTGAGCGGGCTGCTGGCCCTGGACCTGGACGCCGCGGCGC is a window encoding:
- a CDS encoding YopT-type cysteine protease domain-containing protein — its product is MRSLSHLSHARPAVAASQGPASAPSSPLGARLNGLGNVPGNAPSFRPAAVGGDGLWGRMRMLLANPFDKTLHASGGADRKLAFDQKQAVLTPCAADLAKLGLRDMKQGVCNGLSYAWAEEQLKTGDGARALQWISRVAASDSLARGPRGGAAPSPLSEARIPLLNHLKKMQDFQFNRFTHTGSAKQDMLNYLQAVDGWAGRNGIKARVDIIHPGATPAERQLCARLPAHGDGALVFRTGEHTMAMSSRGGAHSFFEPNYGMVSFQDKDRFDDFVVAFLQAEGHAPPFMLTELQTDPAAGSRPTRLAELADID